Proteins encoded together in one Pirellulales bacterium window:
- a CDS encoding DUF1559 domain-containing protein, with the protein MIELLVVMAIIGLLLALMMTAVQAARESARRLDCKSRLRQIALGLNHYHHARKSFPPGIEIRKEGVCLEGKSREGKNWAIFILPFLEEQPASAQYRDDLYNESPENEGTRTTFVSIYSCPGDEWIGQRIAPSAGPIAPVATPKLLYSVGSYRGVSGFSKGDYFLDNEAHANLYSSNHRGVLHAVIEGSARLTPEPIKKITDGTSWTVMIGESISRSNPGMHTLWAYSYRYYSLSAVTIEERTLWGDYDRCALAASQTGKAPCQRSWGSNHPNQLNFAFVDGSVRSIATTIDLEPLAQMATIAGQELPTQSD; encoded by the coding sequence ATGATCGAATTGCTCGTCGTGATGGCCATCATCGGATTGCTACTGGCCCTGATGATGACCGCAGTTCAAGCGGCCCGTGAGTCGGCACGGCGACTCGATTGCAAAAGTCGCCTGCGCCAGATTGCATTAGGGCTGAATCATTATCATCACGCTCGCAAATCGTTTCCACCCGGCATTGAAATTCGAAAAGAAGGGGTTTGCTTAGAAGGAAAATCTCGGGAGGGAAAAAATTGGGCGATTTTTATTCTTCCGTTTCTCGAAGAGCAGCCGGCATCGGCCCAATATCGCGACGATTTATACAACGAATCGCCGGAGAACGAAGGGACTCGGACGACCTTCGTGTCGATCTATAGTTGCCCCGGCGATGAATGGATCGGGCAACGAATCGCTCCATCGGCCGGTCCTATCGCTCCTGTCGCGACGCCGAAATTGCTCTATTCGGTCGGCTCGTATCGGGGCGTCAGTGGATTTAGCAAAGGCGACTATTTTCTCGACAATGAGGCGCATGCCAATCTTTACTCGAGCAATCATCGCGGAGTACTCCACGCCGTCATCGAAGGTTCTGCTCGACTCACGCCTGAACCGATTAAAAAAATCACGGATGGCACGTCCTGGACGGTGATGATCGGCGAATCGATCAGTCGCAGCAATCCAGGGATGCACACGCTTTGGGCTTATTCCTATCGGTACTACAGCCTTTCGGCTGTGACGATCGAAGAACGAACGCTGTGGGGGGATTACGACAGGTGCGCGTTGGCCGCGTCACAGACGGGAAAAGCACCTTGTCAACGCAGTTGGGGCAGCAATCATCCGAACCAACTAAATTTTGCGTTCGTGGACGGTTCGGTTCGATCGATCGCGACGACCATTGATCTAGAGCCTCTCG
- a CDS encoding Gfo/Idh/MocA family oxidoreductase: protein MHTFYLLVWASIALLATFSNLQPAMAEDAKVLRVGIIGCDTSHVPAFTEIINRGNSDVPGLKVVAAYPGGSDDIPSSIDRVPEFTKQLKAHGVQIVDSVDALLPQVDVVLLESQDGRIHLEQVRSVFAAKKPVFIDKPLAATLADCVEIFRLAEQQRVPCFSASSLRYAATVTELKNNPQFKIVLGCSVHAPCKLEPHHPDLFWYGVHGVETLFTIMGTGCETVSRTHTEGTDVVVGVWKDGRIGTFRGLRDGKLDYGMTVYGEHENIAVEIKHSYQPLVEKIAKFYVTHHPPVSAAETLEIFAFMEAADESKRQGGVPVKLGDVLSRAKSQAR, encoded by the coding sequence ATGCACACTTTCTACTTGTTAGTCTGGGCGAGCATCGCGCTGCTCGCGACCTTCTCAAACTTGCAACCCGCCATGGCAGAGGACGCCAAGGTGCTGCGCGTCGGCATCATTGGATGCGATACGTCGCATGTTCCCGCGTTCACGGAGATAATCAATCGCGGCAACAGTGACGTACCAGGATTAAAGGTGGTGGCCGCCTATCCCGGCGGGAGCGATGATATACCCTCTAGTATCGATCGCGTTCCGGAATTTACCAAGCAATTGAAAGCTCACGGCGTACAGATCGTCGATTCCGTCGATGCGCTACTTCCACAGGTGGACGTGGTATTGCTCGAAAGCCAGGATGGTCGAATCCATCTGGAGCAGGTTCGTTCGGTGTTCGCCGCCAAAAAGCCCGTGTTTATCGATAAGCCGTTGGCAGCGACGTTGGCCGATTGCGTTGAAATTTTTCGCTTGGCCGAGCAGCAGCGCGTCCCCTGCTTTTCCGCCTCATCTTTGCGCTATGCGGCGACCGTCACGGAATTGAAAAATAATCCTCAGTTCAAAATTGTTCTGGGCTGCAGCGTTCACGCGCCCTGCAAGCTGGAGCCGCATCATCCCGATCTGTTTTGGTATGGCGTACATGGCGTCGAAACGCTGTTTACCATCATGGGCACTGGCTGCGAAACCGTCTCGCGAACGCACACCGAGGGAACCGACGTCGTCGTGGGAGTTTGGAAAGATGGCCGCATTGGCACATTTCGCGGCCTGCGCGACGGCAAGCTCGATTATGGCATGACGGTGTATGGCGAGCATGAAAATATCGCAGTGGAGATCAAGCACAGCTATCAACCGCTTGTCGAAAAAATCGCGAAATTCTACGTGACACATCACCCCCCTGTCAGCGCAGCCGAAACACTCGAGATTTTCGCTTTCATGGAAGCTGCCGACGAAAGCAAACGCCAAGGCGGGGTTCCGGTGAAGCTGGGCGACGTGCTCAGCCGCGCGAAAAGCCAAGCTCGCTAG
- the cysC gene encoding adenylyl-sulfate kinase, which translates to MSDENVHVHWHEHSVSREEREQLNKHKGCVVWFTGLSACGKSTVSNLVDHKLHAIGCRSFVLDGDNVRHGLNASPALLKERHGEEFAKRFGLGFSAQDREENIRRIGAVAELFCSAGIVALTAFISPYRRDRDAVRAKLKPGEFIEVFVDAPIEVCEKRDPKGLYKKARAGELKGFTGIDDPYEAPANPELTLDAATKSAETLANEVIAYLKKAGKIG; encoded by the coding sequence ATGTCCGACGAAAACGTTCATGTCCATTGGCACGAGCACAGTGTTTCTCGCGAAGAGCGCGAACAGCTTAACAAGCACAAAGGCTGTGTGGTTTGGTTTACCGGCCTGAGCGCCTGCGGCAAGAGCACCGTGAGCAATCTGGTCGATCATAAGCTGCATGCCATCGGCTGCCGCAGCTTTGTACTCGACGGCGATAATGTGCGGCACGGTCTCAACGCTTCGCCGGCGCTGCTCAAAGAGCGGCACGGCGAGGAGTTCGCCAAGCGGTTCGGCCTTGGCTTCTCGGCCCAGGATCGCGAAGAAAACATTCGGCGAATTGGGGCGGTAGCAGAGCTGTTTTGCTCGGCAGGGATCGTTGCGCTGACGGCGTTCATCAGCCCCTACCGCCGCGATCGCGATGCCGTGCGGGCAAAGCTGAAGCCGGGTGAATTCATCGAAGTCTTTGTCGACGCGCCGATCGAAGTTTGCGAAAAGCGCGATCCCAAAGGACTTTATAAAAAGGCCCGTGCGGGCGAATTAAAGGGTTTCACGGGCATTGACGATCCGTACGAAGCACCAGCAAACCCAGAACTTACGCTCGATGCGGCAACCAAGAGCGCCGAAACGCTGGCGAACGAAGTCATTGCGTATCTGAAGAAGGCTGGAAAGATAGGGTGA